The sequence GAAATCTTTACATTACTTTTGTGTTAATAATGACCCACTCGGATTTGGGACACGTTTCTGGAACCTAACATTAAAAACAATACCGAGTGCGTTCCTTACCAAAATCAGGCCTCACCCTGGCGCTTGCCGTCAGGGCCTGGCCGGGAGTCGTCCTGGGCAGGTTAACAGTGGAAGGTTGCGGTCTTTGGAATAGCTCAAAACTTGTCGTTTCTGGGGTTCCTGAAAAACCTCTCCGAGTCCAGTGGGTTTTTATTTTTCCTCGTTAAGCTTGCCGCTGCAATATTTGCAGTACACCGCATCCTTGTCATGCCCTTCGCTGAGGCAATGCGGGCATACCTCGGTGGTGACTTCCTTCCTTTTTTGAAAAGCCATCTCGGCCGTTACGATTCCGGTGGGAATGGCAATTATCCCATACCCCAATATCATGATGATGGAGGCCACGGCCTGCCCCAGTGGCGTGACAGGCGAAATGTCCCCGTACCCCACGGTGGTCAGGGTGACGATGGCCCAATAAATACTGGTGGGGATGTTGACAAAACCGTTCTCCTTGCCTTCGATCAAAAACATCAAGGTGCCCGCCAGGATCACCACGGTAAGGACCGTCACGAGAAAGACTATTATTTTGTGCCGGCTGGCCTTCAGGGCATTGGCCAGCACCTGGCCCTCGCCAACGAACCGCGCCAGTTTGAGGACCCGGAATATCCGCACCAACCGGACACTTCTGATGATAAGCAGGGCACTGGCTCCGGACAAGACCAGGCTCAAATACATAGGCAGCACC comes from Flammeovirgaceae bacterium and encodes:
- a CDS encoding ion transporter — its product is MDPDNRRQLKRKIYNIIFEAETPQGKAFDIALILCILLSIGVIMLESVTAIKEKIGLLLLVLEWMFTIIFTIEYLLRLWVVQSKKQYAYSFYGIIDLVSVLPMYLSLVLSGASALLIIRSVRLVRIFRVLKLARFVGEGQVLANALKASRHKIIVFLVTVLTVVILAGTLMFLIEGKENGFVNIPTSIYWAIVTLTTVGYGDISPVTPLGQAVASIIMILGYGIIAIPTGIVTAEMAFQKRKEVTTEVCPHCLSEGHDKDAVYCKYCSGKLNEEK